Proteins encoded within one genomic window of Eurosta solidaginis isolate ZX-2024a chromosome 1, ASM4086904v1, whole genome shotgun sequence:
- the LOC137248890 gene encoding putative leucine-rich repeat-containing protein DDB_G0290503: MQQERPTGSTSTLFDPHIGNLTSSPNQLSQDMLVKSNFKMQEVISNKVSELLELQKLRNLLRSEQIELAKEIEWLSITLTKTVSRHNKTVEKIVILEDLIRLVGNVSLKSSKHNSETRPMLEQKQKDDTTKGHTSDNRLQEKRFRGGFNETLDQRSQFTATYAAVRKKANPWLVNAGIRKQSSLNINIPTIDKPPNNNVIQKQKLQTSPNSVLMGGVESKHRAEDINLISAAPSNMIFIVEDKLAKSRGRAYGTLVNAKESKINIGKGNSNGIEQNRKSSQTAGSDKSEKKKRKSSNESKQKSAHNNISQTNSKNNKKEGEVQTELNKTRSQINERPNTNDSIISSKRNTTDSVKSSSGSTKKGKRYDKEKRNIDHVKSEFSLLEEYWGVSLRQSDLETSFSSLLIMNSIVDNLIEPEAQKPTLSRSVSKKSIKPEKVEEISDFQRLLKLLIECQECEKQQKDKQYEANKIAEQKRKEYYETMRRAAGLPDCLPDDDWITNDYYC, translated from the coding sequence ATGCAGCAAGAGAGGCCAACAGGGTCTACCTCAACACTTTTCGATCCACATATTGGAAATCTAACTTCCAGTCCAAATCAATTAAGCCAAGATATGCTGGTCAAATCGAACTTTAAGATGCAGGAAGTTATATCTAATAAAGTAAGTGAATTGTTAGAACTGCAGAAGTTGCGCAATCTCTTACGATCGGAGCAAATAGAATTGGCGAAAGAGATAGAATGGCTTTCAATAACTTTAACTAAAACAGTTTCTAGACACAACAAAACTGTGGAAAAAATTGTGATACTAGAAGATTTAATACGATTGGTTGGTAACGTTTCATTAAAATCATCAAAGCATAACAGTGAAACAAGACCAATGCTGGAACAGAAGCAAAAAGATGACACAACCAAAGGTCATACATCGGATAATAGATTACAGGAGAAACGATTTCGTGGTGGATTTAATGAAACCTTAGATCAGCGTTCGCAGTTCACAGCAACTTACGCTGCAGTACGAAAAAAAGCCAATCCTTGGCTCGTGAATGCAGGAATTAGAAAACAATCTTCACTCAATATTAATATACCAACAATTGACAAACCGCCAAATAACAATGTAATTCAAAAACAAAAGTTACAAACAAGTCCTAACTCGGTACTTATGGGAGGAGTAGAAAGTAAACACCGCGCAGAAGATATTAATTTAATATCTGCTGCTCCCAGTAATATGATTTTCATTGTAGAAGATAAATTAGCAAAGAGTAGAGGCCGAGCGTATGGAACATTAGTTAATGCAAAAGAGAGTAAAATAAATATTGGAAAAGGAAACAGTAACGGGATAGAGCAAAATAGAAAGAGCTCGCAAACTGCAGGATCAGATAAAAGCGAAAAGAAAAAACGTAAAAGTAGCAATGAAAGTAAACAGAAAAGTGCACATAATAACATCTCACAAACGaatagtaaaaataataaaaaagaagggGAAGTACAAACGGAACTAAACAAAACCAGAAGCCAAATTAATGAAAGACCTAATACAAATGATAGTATAATAAGTAGTAAGCGTAATACGACTGATAGTGTAAAGAGTTCAAGTGGAAGCACTAAAAAAGGAAAACGTTATGACAAAGAAAAGCGTAATATAGATCATGTAAAAAGCGAATTCTCTCTGCTTGAAGAATATTGGGGTGTTTCCTTACGACAAAGTGATCTAGAAACGTCTTTTTCGAGTTTGCTTATAATGAATAGCATTGTAGATAACCTAATAGAACCGGAAGCGCAAAAGCCTACTTTGTCAAGATCTGTTAGTAAAAAGTCAATAAAACCGGAAAAGGTAGAGGAGATAAGTGATTTTCAAAGgcttttgaaattattaatcgaATGCCAGGAATGTGAGAAGCAACAAAAGGACAAACAATATGAGGCAAATAAAATTGCAGAACAAAAACGAAAGGAGTATTATGAAACTATGCGGAGAGCAGCGGGTTTACCTGATTGTCTGCCAGATGATGATTGGATCACAAATGATTATTATTGCTAA
- the Fbxl7 gene encoding F-box/LRR-repeat protein 7: MSHQTVRRAPAPTSLECPLASLGRNSSTVIDSLTGRHQPPYHHPLSSSPLDPQVYQMSRKSPDLSIDADDIIYTPSSSQQGDAVDGLVDNLVNIEQDPESSSAVAASVLTAATQRNKHAYPEMFQLPRSGSHGSSSSTTAGRISRHQGGRCSVPTVPPTGMGNIGGSARNAPYFLEKKMDALYLGNATRALPLGSEASHFQNERYFLEDGLRNICNYNNGTGDAHYLRHRTSSPSETSGSDRYLLNRTGSPTDVFSSSNNLENFSNSGNNTNSSNLALDQRFHHTKVKSLSDGLCNIGRFSPSLDQGYATLVSPSPTGHHSNTITTHSIVHHPPPSPTTLTTVTRTSRHDNAAPPPWNKKTFRSGPLFDRLPDEVVLKIFNWFDSCELCILARVCRRFDQLAWRPVLWKQISLKGEHLNGDKTLKMIFRQLCGQTCNGSCPEVERVMLSEGCRISDKGLQLLTRRCPELTHLQLQTCVQVSNQALMDVLTKCSNLQHLDVTGCSQVVSISTHPNLEQPRRLLLQYLDLTDCLSLDDVGLKIIVKNCPQLIYLYLRRCIKITDAGLKFVPSFCIALKELSISDCTSITDFGLYELAKLGAVLRYLSVAKCDRVSDAGLKVIARRCYKLRYLNTRGCEAVSDDSITVLAHSCPRLRALDIGKCDVSDAGLRALAESCPNLKKLSLRNCDMITDRGVQCIAYYCRGLQQLNIQDCQISIEGYRAVKKYCKRCVIEHTNPGFC; encoded by the exons ATGTCGCATCAGACCGTAAGACGGGCGCCAGCGCCCACCAGCCTAGAATGTCCGCTTGCATCACTAGGACGCAATAGTAGCACAGTTATCGATTCGCTAACAGGACGCCATCAACCGCCATATCATCATCCGCTCAGCTCAAGTCCACTCGATCCACAAGTTTATCAAATGTCACGTAAATCACCTGACCTCAGCATAGATGCCGACGACATTATCTATACACCATCCTCTTCGCAACAAGGTGATGCCGTCGATGGGTTAGTTGACAATTTGGTTAATATTGAACAAGATCCAGAGTCGTCGTCTGCTGTTGCTGCATCAGTACTCACAGCGGCTACACAGCGCAACAAGCATGCCTATCCTGAAATGTTTCAGTTACCGCGCAGTGGTTCGCATGGTAGTAGCTCCTCGACGACAGCCGGGCGCATATCTAGACATCAAGGTGGACGTTGCAGTGTACCGACTGTGCCGCCTACAGGCATGGGAAATATAGGTGGTAGTGCGCGGAATGCGCCATACTTTTTGGAAAAGAAAATGGATGCGCTGTATTTGGGTAATGCGACGCGTGCACTACCGCTAGGCTCCGAGGCAAGTCATTTTCAAAATGAACGTTACTTTCTAGAGGATGGCCTGCGTAATATATGCAATTACAATAACGGAACAGGAG ATGCTCACTACTTACGTCATCGTACCTCCAGTCCCAGCGAAACTAGTGGATCCGATCGTTACCTGCTCAATCGTACTGGCTCACCAACAGATGTGTTTAGTTCATCGaataatttggaaaatttttccaATTCGGGTAACAACACAAATTCATCAAATCTTGCGCTGGATCAACGCTTTCATCATACCAAAGTGAAAAGTCTATCCGATGGTCTATGCAATATTGGACGCTTTTCACCTAGTCTAGATCAAGGTTATGCCACGCTTGTTTCGCCATCGCCTACAGGTCATCATTCGAATACAATAACAACACATAGCATAGTACATCATCCGCCACCATCGCCAACTACGCTCACGACGGTGACGCGTACGTCACGACACGACAATGCTGCGCCACCCCCATGGAATAAGAAAACCTTTCGATCAGGACCACTCTTCGATCGTTTACCCGATGAGGTAGTGTTGAAGATTTTCAATTGGTTCGATAGTTGCGAACTATGCATTTTGGCGCGTGTTTGTCGACGTTTCGATCAACTTGCTTGGCGTCCGGTGTTATGGAAACAAATATCGCTGAAGGGTGAACATTTGAACGGCGATAAGACATTGAAAATGATTTTCCGGCAGTTATGTGGTCAAACTTGCAATGGTTCGTGTCCGGAAGTGGAACGTGTTATGCTTTCGGAGGGTTGTCGCATATCAGATAAAGGTTTACAACTCTTAACGCGCCGTTGTCCAGAGCTAACGCATTTGCAGCTGCAGACATGCGTGCAGGTTTCAAATCAGGCACTTATGGATGTGCTTACGAAGTGTTCCAATTTACAGCATCTCGATGTGACGG GTTGCAGTCAGGTGGTGAGCATAAGCACGCATCCTAACTTAGAACAACCCCGTCGTTTACTCTTGCAATATTTAGATCTTACGGATTGTTTGAGCTTAGATGATGTCGGCCTGAAGATCATTGTGAAAAATTGTCCTCAattgatttatctttatttgaGACGTTGTATCAAAATTACAG ATGCTGGCTTAAAATTTGTGCCAAGTTTTTGTATAGCTCTCAAAGAGCTCAGCATATCCGATTGTACGAGTATCACCGATTTTGGGCTTTATGAACTCGCTAAACTAGGTGCTGTACTCCGTTATCTTTCGGTTGCGAAATGTGATCGCGTCTCCGATGCTGGCCTAAAAGTGATTGCACGTCGTTGCTACAAATTGCGTTATTTGAATACGCGCGGCTGTGAAGCTGTGAGCGATGATTCTATTACGGTATTGGCTCATTCCTGTCCACGTCTTCGCGCCCTTGATATTGGCAAGTGCGATGTAAGTGATGCCGGCTTACGAGCGCTCGCCGAAAGCTGTCCGAATTTAAAGAAGCTCAGTTTGCGGAATTGTGATATGATAACAGATCGTGGTGTGCAGTGTATCGCGTATTATTGTCGTGGTCTGCAACAATTGAATATACAGGATTGTCAAATATCAATCGAAGGCTATAGAGCAGTGAAGAAGTATTGCAAACGTTGTGTTATAGAACATACTAATCCGGGATTTTGTTAA